A DNA window from Micromonospora sp. NBC_01739 contains the following coding sequences:
- a CDS encoding GNAT family N-acetyltransferase produces the protein MSTRPIRVLALVCSTRPGALGPVVGQWLIETLTPRAAELGVELVPVAVSDLNLPFLDEEEHPSSGEYRHEHTRRWSETVDAADAFIAITPEYNYGMPATLKNALDYLSREWAWKPIGFVSYGHTSAGTRAVQHAKQVVTTLRLVPLGATVAIRIGEAVQDGRLRPDPARQAAGVGLLDELVRVAHALRPMRERAQAGTCAGPLLGSYARRLTADDAGQVTVLQRCCWVDEALANDSMAIPALHESPEQVRDWLTAWHTTGLWLDGRLLGMVRTRRVDTDWHLGRLAVVPDLRGQGLGRWLMRTAEAAADLACDRIVLFTGARSQRNIDLYHREGYRTVSPANPDGTTSLAKPVA, from the coding sequence ATGTCAACGAGACCGATTCGTGTTCTTGCCCTGGTGTGCAGCACCCGTCCCGGTGCCCTGGGCCCGGTGGTCGGGCAGTGGCTGATCGAGACGCTCACCCCGCGGGCCGCGGAGCTCGGGGTCGAGCTCGTACCGGTCGCCGTCAGCGACCTGAACCTGCCGTTTCTGGACGAGGAGGAGCATCCCTCGTCCGGCGAGTACCGGCATGAGCACACCCGCCGCTGGAGCGAGACCGTCGACGCGGCGGACGCCTTCATCGCGATCACCCCGGAGTACAACTACGGGATGCCGGCGACCCTGAAGAACGCGCTGGACTACCTCAGCCGGGAATGGGCGTGGAAGCCGATCGGGTTCGTCAGCTACGGCCACACCTCGGCCGGCACCCGGGCGGTCCAGCACGCCAAGCAGGTGGTCACCACGTTGCGCCTGGTCCCCCTGGGCGCCACCGTGGCGATCCGGATCGGTGAGGCCGTGCAGGACGGGCGACTGCGGCCCGACCCCGCCCGACAGGCAGCGGGTGTCGGGCTCCTGGACGAACTGGTCCGGGTCGCCCACGCGCTGCGGCCGATGCGGGAACGCGCACAGGCAGGGACCTGCGCCGGTCCGCTGCTCGGTTCGTACGCCAGACGACTGACAGCCGACGACGCGGGCCAGGTGACGGTGCTCCAGCGGTGCTGCTGGGTGGACGAGGCCCTGGCCAACGACAGCATGGCCATACCGGCCCTGCACGAGTCGCCGGAACAGGTACGCGACTGGCTGACCGCCTGGCACACCACCGGCCTCTGGTTGGACGGCCGACTACTGGGCATGGTGCGGACCCGCCGCGTCGACACCGACTGGCACCTGGGTCGGCTCGCCGTCGTCCCCGACCTGCGCGGGCAAGGACTGGGCCGGTGGCTGATGCGGACCGCCGAAGCCGCCGCCGACCTCGCCTGCGACCGCATCGTGCTGTTCACCGGCGCCAGGAGTCAGCGCAACATCGACCTCTATCACCGTGAGGGGTACCGGACGGTGTCACCCGCCAATCCGGACGGCACCACCAGCCTGGCCAAGCCGGTGGCCTGA
- a CDS encoding MarR family winged helix-turn-helix transcriptional regulator gives MSTNPAAEPVRWLNPDEERAWRAYRRVMVAVSTGTARDLAAIGLSEPDYEVLSTLSERPDHTSGLGEQADKMGWSRSRLSRHATRMEARGLLRRTPDPSDGRGCLLTLTAQGLTALEEAAPTHVESVRRHFIDRLTPQDLTAVERIARRLAEPAPAPISDEQEAVQR, from the coding sequence ATGTCAACGAACCCGGCAGCGGAGCCCGTACGCTGGTTGAATCCGGATGAGGAGCGGGCGTGGCGGGCGTACCGGCGGGTGATGGTCGCCGTGTCGACCGGCACGGCCCGCGATCTCGCGGCGATCGGGCTCTCCGAACCCGACTACGAGGTGTTGAGCACCCTCTCGGAACGACCCGACCACACCAGCGGCCTGGGCGAACAGGCCGACAAGATGGGCTGGTCACGCAGCCGACTGTCCCGCCACGCCACCCGGATGGAGGCACGCGGCCTGCTGCGGCGCACCCCCGACCCTAGCGACGGCCGAGGCTGCCTCCTCACCCTCACCGCCCAGGGTCTGACCGCGCTGGAAGAGGCCGCACCGACCCATGTCGAGTCGGTCCGACGCCACTTCATCGACCGGCTGACCCCGCAAGACCTCACCGCCGTCGAACGGATCGCCCGACGGCTGGCAGAACCCGCACCGGCTCCGATCAGCGACGAGCAGGAGGCGGTGCAGCGGTAG
- a CDS encoding TetR/AcrR family transcriptional regulator: MAAIRTPRDRWIEEGLLVLAEGGPDAVRVEVLAKRLGVTKGGFYGFFDDRDALLRAMLDVWERESTEEVIARVQREGGDPRSQIQRAGVLTFSSSRLLPIDLAIRTWARRDEAVAERLRAVDNRRMALLRQMIGAFYADPEEIEARALLAFCMAIGVHFLAADHEQRTRGEVAQRAVDLLLDRAPRSAG, translated from the coding sequence GTGGCTGCCATCCGCACGCCCCGCGACAGGTGGATCGAGGAGGGTCTGCTGGTCTTGGCCGAGGGCGGCCCGGACGCCGTCCGGGTCGAGGTGCTCGCGAAGCGGCTCGGCGTCACCAAGGGCGGTTTCTACGGCTTCTTCGACGACCGTGATGCGCTGCTGCGCGCGATGCTCGACGTGTGGGAGCGCGAGAGCACGGAGGAGGTGATCGCGCGCGTCCAGCGTGAGGGTGGCGATCCGCGCAGCCAGATCCAGCGGGCCGGTGTGCTCACGTTCTCGAGTAGCCGGTTGCTGCCGATCGACCTCGCGATCCGCACCTGGGCGCGGCGCGATGAGGCGGTCGCCGAGCGGCTGCGCGCGGTGGACAACCGGCGGATGGCGCTGCTGCGCCAGATGATCGGCGCCTTCTATGCGGACCCGGAGGAGATCGAGGCCCGCGCCCTACTCGCCTTCTGCATGGCGATTGGCGTGCACTTCCTGGCCGCCGATCACGAGCAGCGCACCCGGGGGGAGGTTGCGCAGCGTGCGGTCGACCTGTTGCTCGATCGCGCACCCCGCTCCGCAGGTTGA
- a CDS encoding IS3 family transposase (programmed frameshift) gives MPAPKKYNDELRERATRLAVEARRDPASAIGAIRRIAGQLGIHPEALRTWVKKAETDAGDRPGTTSSDAERLAALEREVRELRRANQILKSAAKFLRGGAGPSVAMKVDFVDSQKAEYGVQPVLQALEDTPAQIAPSTYYAAKTRPASARSRRDEELTAVIEQVHAENYGVYGARKIWHELRRRGVRVARCTVERLMRESGLRGLLRDKAPRTTRPAAETSRPSDLVKRDFTALRPNQLWVADLTYVRTSVGWVYAAFVLDVYSRMIVGWQVSTNLYTDLALDALKMAIWRREHQGADLGGLVHHSDRGVQYRAIRYSQRLAEAGAVASVGSRGDSYDNAMAEAFNSLYKAELVRNRGPWRGLDDLEMATVEYIDWYNNRRLHGELGHVPPAEHEALHAMTHPVTAPLKTS, from the exons ATGCCCGCACCGAAGAAGTACAACGATGAGCTGCGTGAGCGTGCGACGCGGTTGGCGGTCGAGGCTCGCCGGGACCCGGCCAGCGCGATAGGGGCGATCCGGCGGATCGCCGGTCAGCTCGGGATTCATCCGGAGGCGTTGCGGACGTGGGTGAAGAAGGCCGAGACTGACGCCGGTGACCGTCCGGGCACCACCAGCAGCGACGCGGAACGCCTCGCTGCTTTGGAACGGGAGGTGCGTGAGCTGCGGCGGGCCAACCAGATCCTGAAGTCCGCGGCGA AGTTTCTTCGCGGCGGAGCTGGACCGTCCGTCGCGATGAAGGTCGACTTCGTCGACTCCCAGAAGGCCGAATACGGTGTCCAGCCGGTCCTGCAGGCGCTCGAAGACACGCCGGCACAGATCGCACCGTCGACCTACTACGCCGCTAAGACCCGCCCTGCCTCGGCCCGGTCAAGGCGCGACGAGGAGTTGACCGCGGTGATCGAGCAGGTCCACGCGGAGAACTACGGCGTCTACGGCGCTCGCAAGATCTGGCACGAGCTGCGTCGGCGCGGTGTGCGAGTGGCCCGCTGCACCGTCGAGCGGCTGATGCGCGAGTCCGGGCTGCGCGGGCTGCTGCGCGACAAAGCGCCGCGTACGACCCGGCCCGCAGCCGAGACCAGCCGACCCTCTGACCTGGTCAAACGAGACTTCACCGCACTGCGGCCGAACCAGCTGTGGGTCGCCGACCTGACCTACGTGCGCACCAGCGTCGGCTGGGTGTACGCCGCGTTCGTCCTCGACGTGTACTCCCGCATGATCGTCGGCTGGCAGGTGTCGACGAACCTCTACACCGACCTGGCCCTCGACGCGTTGAAGATGGCGATCTGGCGCCGCGAACATCAGGGCGCTGACCTGGGCGGACTCGTGCATCACTCGGACCGCGGAGTCCAATATCGAGCGATCCGCTACAGCCAGCGCCTCGCCGAGGCCGGCGCTGTCGCCTCGGTCGGCTCCCGGGGCGACTCGTACGACAACGCGATGGCCGAGGCATTCAACTCGCTCTACAAGGCCGAACTCGTCCGCAACCGAGGTCCGTGGCGTGGACTCGACGACCTGGAGATGGCCACCGTCGAGTACATCGACTGGTACAACAACCGCCGGCTGCACGGCGAACTCGGACACGTCCCACCCGCCGAACACGAGGCCCTACACGCGATGACCCACCCGGTCACCGCACCCCTGAAAACCAGCTAA
- a CDS encoding polysaccharide deacetylase family protein encodes MYESIGGSRRPSAPRKSRLTFRLAALASTVALSATGLAVAATPSSAAVCNGYVALTFDDGPNSSTSALLSVLRANGARATMFNVGQTVQSNPSAARAQVDAGMWVANHSWNHSYMTSMNQSQMQSDLSQTNAAIQSATGVRPQLFRPPYGQTNSTLQSVAASLGLRQVIWDVDSQDWNGASVSQIVSAASRLQDGQVILMHDGIQNTRNAIPQIMANLSSRNLCTGMISPSTGRAVAPDDTPPPTTPPPTTPPPTSPPPTTPPPSGSASQIVGTQSGRCIDVPNASQNNGTRVQLYDCHGQTNQAWTYTSDKQLRVYGTMCLDAAGSGNGAAVQIYACHGQGNQQWNVNSNGTISNVQSGRCLDAWSTANGAQVQLYDCHGGTNQRFNLVAR; translated from the coding sequence ATGTACGAAAGTATCGGCGGCTCCCGCCGCCCGTCCGCCCCCCGAAAATCGCGTCTCACCTTCCGGTTGGCCGCGCTCGCCTCCACCGTGGCGCTGAGTGCCACCGGTCTCGCGGTCGCCGCCACCCCGTCCAGCGCCGCCGTCTGCAACGGGTACGTCGCCCTCACCTTCGATGACGGGCCGAACAGCAGTACCAGCGCACTGCTGTCCGTGCTTCGCGCGAACGGCGCACGGGCGACCATGTTCAATGTCGGACAGACCGTGCAGAGCAACCCGTCCGCCGCGCGGGCCCAGGTCGACGCGGGCATGTGGGTGGCCAACCACAGTTGGAACCACTCGTACATGACCTCGATGAACCAGAGCCAGATGCAGTCGGACCTCTCCCAGACCAACGCAGCGATCCAGTCAGCGACCGGCGTCCGGCCGCAGTTGTTCCGCCCGCCGTACGGGCAGACCAACTCGACCCTCCAGTCGGTCGCCGCGTCGCTCGGCCTGCGCCAGGTGATCTGGGACGTCGACTCCCAGGACTGGAACGGTGCCAGCGTCAGCCAGATCGTCTCCGCCGCCAGCCGTCTCCAGGACGGCCAGGTGATCCTGATGCACGACGGCATTCAGAACACCCGCAACGCGATTCCGCAGATCATGGCAAACCTGAGCAGCCGCAACCTCTGTACGGGCATGATCTCACCGAGCACCGGCCGGGCGGTGGCGCCGGACGACACTCCGCCGCCGACCACTCCCCCGCCGACCACTCCGCCGCCGACCAGCCCGCCGCCGACCACACCTCCGCCCTCCGGCTCCGCCAGCCAGATCGTCGGCACCCAGTCGGGTCGATGCATCGACGTACCCAACGCCTCCCAGAACAACGGCACCCGGGTACAGCTCTACGACTGCCACGGACAGACCAACCAGGCCTGGACCTACACCTCAGACAAACAACTACGGGTGTACGGCACCATGTGCCTCGACGCAGCAGGCTCCGGCAACGGCGCCGCCGTCCAGATCTACGCCTGCCACGGCCAAGGCAACCAGCAATGGAACGTCAACTCCAACGGCACCATCAGCAACGTCCAGTCCGGACGCTGCCTGGACGCCTGGAGCACCGCCAACGGAGCACAGGTTCAGCTCTACGACTGCCACGGCGGCACCAACCAGCGATTCAACCTCGTCGCACGATGA
- a CDS encoding helix-turn-helix domain-containing protein: protein MMSDSSTFGARLRMYRERAGKTRPVLGGLVGRSAEWVKALENGRLLPPRLPMLLRLAEVLDISDLADLTGDQSLPVASVTRAGHSEIGKVAAVMQRASVPVGAVTPVVVMRDLVDQAWALWHRSTTERTAVAAVLPGLLTDAQRSARMLDGGDRRLALVELARVYHLVQLYLAHQPLPELVWLAADRAMSAAQDADDPAAMAVAAWYYAHVYRGVNQVDAAEQVLVEAAGLVDPAAGGEQLARWGQVQLGIALGHSKAGRAGRAWRAWDGADSAARRLGGGYAHPWLMFGPAACAAYAVTIETDLCRTGEAVRRADATDFRALPSQTRRAAALIDAARAHMLDRGEVAAVHLLGRALRESVDTVRHNPYARTVALELSNRPGTVGEDARELALAIGMIG, encoded by the coding sequence ATGATGAGCGATTCCTCGACCTTCGGTGCGCGCCTGCGGATGTATCGCGAGCGTGCGGGGAAGACTCGGCCCGTTCTCGGCGGGCTGGTCGGGCGTAGCGCGGAGTGGGTCAAGGCGTTGGAGAATGGCCGGCTACTGCCGCCCCGTCTGCCCATGTTGCTGCGGCTGGCCGAGGTGCTCGACATCTCGGATCTTGCGGATCTGACTGGCGATCAGTCGTTGCCGGTGGCGTCGGTGACCCGGGCGGGGCATTCCGAGATCGGCAAGGTGGCTGCGGTGATGCAGCGGGCATCGGTGCCGGTGGGCGCGGTGACGCCGGTTGTCGTGATGCGTGATCTGGTGGATCAGGCGTGGGCCTTGTGGCATCGGTCGACGACCGAGCGTACGGCGGTGGCAGCGGTGCTTCCCGGGTTGCTGACGGATGCGCAGCGGAGTGCCCGGATGCTCGATGGCGGGGATCGTCGACTGGCGTTGGTGGAGTTGGCGCGGGTGTATCACCTGGTGCAGTTGTACCTGGCGCACCAGCCGCTGCCGGAGTTGGTGTGGCTGGCTGCCGACCGGGCGATGTCGGCTGCCCAGGACGCCGACGACCCGGCGGCGATGGCGGTGGCGGCCTGGTACTACGCGCACGTCTATCGGGGTGTGAACCAGGTCGACGCCGCCGAGCAGGTGCTGGTCGAGGCTGCGGGTCTGGTTGACCCGGCGGCGGGTGGTGAGCAGTTGGCGCGATGGGGTCAGGTGCAACTCGGTATCGCGCTGGGGCACAGCAAGGCCGGCCGGGCCGGTCGGGCCTGGCGTGCGTGGGATGGTGCCGACTCGGCCGCGAGACGACTCGGCGGTGGGTACGCCCATCCATGGCTGATGTTCGGACCGGCGGCGTGTGCGGCGTACGCGGTCACCATCGAGACGGACCTGTGCCGCACGGGTGAGGCGGTGCGGCGGGCCGACGCCACCGACTTTCGGGCGTTGCCCTCGCAGACCCGCCGGGCTGCCGCGCTGATCGATGCCGCTCGGGCGCACATGCTGGACCGTGGGGAGGTCGCGGCGGTGCACCTGCTCGGCCGGGCACTGCGGGAGAGCGTCGACACGGTGCGACACAACCCGTACGCCCGCACTGTCGCCCTGGAACTGTCGAACCGGCCGGGCACGGTCGGTGAGGATGCCCGAGAGTTGGCCCTCGCCATCGGCATGATCGGGTAA
- a CDS encoding TIGR02611 family protein gives MQGGQRGRPTAEREPTANDRTGRNAGRYANGPGPARRGDSDLRQDDRGPAGRAASSEGRGVTVSERRDPPRWRRRVSTTLALIRANPTGRLALRIIVAVLGALVVAVGVMLIPLPGPGWLIVIAGLGIWAVEFHWAKRLLAFTRRHVHGWANWVKRQSLPVRAALGAVGLLFVAGVALISIKLSLDIDVIAQVLHYFATH, from the coding sequence ATGCAGGGGGGCCAGCGCGGCCGGCCGACAGCCGAGCGTGAGCCGACAGCCAATGATCGGACCGGTCGTAACGCGGGGCGCTACGCCAACGGGCCTGGTCCCGCCCGGCGGGGTGACTCTGACCTCAGGCAGGATGACCGGGGGCCGGCGGGCCGGGCCGCGAGCAGTGAGGGGAGGGGCGTCACCGTGTCGGAACGACGTGACCCACCCCGCTGGCGGCGCCGGGTCTCCACCACCCTCGCGCTGATCCGAGCCAACCCCACCGGCCGACTGGCCCTGCGGATCATCGTCGCGGTCCTCGGCGCCCTCGTCGTCGCCGTCGGAGTCATGCTCATCCCGCTACCCGGCCCCGGCTGGCTGATCGTGATCGCCGGCCTCGGCATCTGGGCCGTCGAGTTCCACTGGGCCAAACGACTGCTCGCCTTCACCCGCCGCCACGTCCACGGCTGGGCCAACTGGGTGAAACGCCAGTCACTGCCCGTACGCGCCGCCCTCGGTGCGGTCGGCCTGCTCTTCGTCGCCGGGGTGGCCCTGATCTCGATCAAGCTGAGCCTGGACATCGACGTGATCGCCCAGGTCCTGCACTACTTCGCGACCCACTGA
- a CDS encoding SsgA family sporulation/cell division regulator, with the protein MSVIRPTTVEVETSLRLVAPDATALPVRASLRYDPADPYAVHVLFHAESAGGEAVSWSFARELLVTGLDEPAGIGDVRVWPWATPRGDFVALALSSPDGNALFEVPRSVLVRFLRRTYVVVPRGREAEHLDVDTAVNRLLAGR; encoded by the coding sequence ATGAGTGTCATCCGACCGACGACCGTTGAGGTCGAGACGTCGCTAAGGCTAGTCGCGCCTGACGCCACCGCCTTGCCGGTGCGTGCCAGTCTGCGCTACGACCCTGCTGACCCGTATGCGGTCCATGTCCTGTTCCATGCCGAATCGGCCGGTGGCGAGGCGGTGAGTTGGTCGTTCGCCCGCGAGTTGCTGGTCACCGGCCTGGACGAACCGGCCGGCATCGGGGATGTCCGGGTCTGGCCCTGGGCCACCCCGCGCGGCGACTTCGTCGCGCTGGCGCTGTCGTCGCCGGACGGCAACGCCCTGTTCGAGGTGCCGCGCAGCGTACTGGTGCGGTTCCTGCGGCGTACCTATGTCGTCGTTCCGCGCGGCCGGGAGGCCGAGCACCTGGATGTCGACACGGCGGTCAACCGGCTGCTCGCCGGACGCTGA
- a CDS encoding glucose 1-dehydrogenase, with translation MTALFSVDGKTVLVTGGSRGIGLMIARGFVEAGAEVIISSRKAEVCRAVAEELSAHGRCTAIPADLSNDEGAQALAEAVRQRVDRLDVLVNNAGATWGAPLEEYPQSAFDKLWAVNVKAVFRLTTALLPALRAAATDDDPARVINIGSIDGLRVPSMEVYAYSATKAAVHMLTRSLAHQLAEERITVNAIAPGPFESKMMAFALEDPGSRAAIEAQVPLGRIGRPEDMAGTAIYLASRAGAYLTGAVIPVDGGITSHG, from the coding sequence ATGACCGCGCTGTTCTCGGTTGACGGCAAGACGGTCCTGGTCACCGGCGGATCGCGGGGGATCGGGCTGATGATCGCCCGAGGCTTCGTCGAGGCCGGGGCGGAGGTCATCATCTCCTCCCGCAAGGCGGAGGTGTGCCGGGCGGTGGCCGAGGAGCTGTCCGCCCACGGCAGGTGTACGGCGATCCCCGCCGACCTGAGCAACGACGAGGGAGCGCAGGCCCTGGCCGAGGCGGTACGCCAGCGGGTCGACCGACTCGACGTGCTGGTCAACAACGCCGGAGCGACCTGGGGCGCACCACTGGAGGAGTACCCGCAGAGCGCCTTCGACAAGCTCTGGGCGGTCAACGTCAAGGCCGTTTTCCGGCTGACCACCGCACTGCTGCCGGCCCTGCGGGCCGCCGCCACGGACGACGACCCGGCCCGTGTGATCAACATCGGCTCGATCGACGGTCTGCGGGTGCCCTCGATGGAGGTGTACGCCTACTCGGCCACCAAAGCCGCGGTCCACATGTTGACCCGCAGCCTGGCCCACCAGTTGGCCGAGGAACGGATCACCGTCAACGCGATCGCCCCCGGCCCCTTCGAGAGCAAGATGATGGCCTTCGCCCTGGAGGACCCGGGATCGCGGGCCGCCATCGAGGCGCAGGTGCCACTGGGACGAATCGGTCGACCGGAGGACATGGCGGGCACCGCGATCTACCTGGCCTCCCGGGCCGGCGCCTACCTGACCGGTGCGGTGATCCCGGTCGACGGGGGTATCACCAGCCACGGCTGA
- a CDS encoding helix-turn-helix transcriptional regulator yields MVPSDHLSPAPFDPTGEIETITLGSLAPDPRWRRPILLDRELIVLTTSGHGYTEVDFRPLPCRPGTLLRVRPGQVLRCALPELDATVVRWHPEALRGLEVALDEGPAWFQLAGEDEDAVINEVTQLTVDSRRHRDTPAGRSLLRHQLTVLLLRLTMLPSDGRRPESRPEEVTFRRFCREVELGFQHSRRVEDYADRLGCSVRTLTRACLAVTGRSAKQVVDERVALQASRLLAATDEPIAQIGRQLGFSEATNFGRFFTREVGVSPGSFRAARDRPGPGPVIRPRSPVDTQTDIHQG; encoded by the coding sequence ATGGTCCCTTCCGATCACCTCTCCCCCGCCCCGTTCGACCCCACCGGCGAGATCGAAACGATCACCCTGGGCAGTCTGGCGCCCGACCCACGGTGGCGGCGACCGATCCTGCTCGACCGGGAGCTGATCGTGCTGACCACCAGCGGCCACGGGTACACCGAGGTCGATTTCCGCCCCCTGCCCTGCCGGCCCGGCACCCTGCTGCGGGTACGCCCCGGGCAGGTGCTGCGGTGTGCGCTGCCCGAGTTGGACGCCACCGTGGTGCGCTGGCATCCGGAGGCGTTGCGCGGGCTGGAGGTGGCCCTGGACGAGGGGCCGGCCTGGTTCCAGTTGGCCGGTGAGGACGAGGACGCCGTCATCAACGAGGTGACTCAGTTGACGGTGGACTCTCGACGGCACCGGGACACTCCGGCCGGCCGCAGTCTGCTGCGTCACCAACTGACCGTGCTGCTGCTGCGGTTGACCATGCTGCCCTCGGACGGTCGCCGGCCGGAGTCGCGTCCGGAGGAGGTCACCTTCCGTCGGTTCTGCCGGGAGGTCGAGCTGGGCTTCCAGCACAGTCGCCGGGTCGAGGACTACGCCGACCGGCTCGGCTGCTCGGTGCGTACGCTGACCCGGGCCTGTCTGGCGGTGACCGGCCGCAGCGCGAAACAGGTCGTCGACGAGCGGGTGGCCCTCCAGGCCAGCCGGTTGCTGGCCGCCACGGACGAACCGATCGCCCAGATCGGTCGGCAACTCGGTTTCAGCGAGGCGACCAACTTCGGCCGGTTCTTCACCCGCGAGGTAGGGGTCAGCCCCGGTTCCTTCCGGGCCGCCCGCGACCGTCCCGGGCCGGGCCCGGTGATCCGTCCCCGTTCCCCGGTCGACACCCAGACCGACATCCACCAGGGGTGA
- a CDS encoding RrF2 family transcriptional regulator translates to MQISARGDYAVRAALSLAAAYPALLSTQTISAEQDMPRKFLEAVLADLRRSGIVRAQRGAEGGYALARPPREVTVGAVLRAVEGPLAGVRGMRPEETSYEGVAQHLPGFWVAVRAALRRVVDEVSLADVISGRLPAHVRRLTTQPDAWEPR, encoded by the coding sequence GTGCAGATCTCCGCGCGTGGCGACTACGCGGTACGGGCGGCGCTGAGCCTGGCGGCCGCGTACCCGGCCCTGCTGTCCACTCAGACCATCTCCGCGGAGCAGGACATGCCGCGAAAGTTCCTGGAGGCGGTGCTGGCGGACCTGCGTCGGTCCGGCATCGTCCGGGCCCAGCGGGGGGCGGAGGGCGGCTACGCCCTGGCCCGGCCACCCCGGGAGGTGACCGTCGGCGCGGTGCTGCGGGCGGTGGAGGGCCCGCTGGCCGGTGTCCGGGGTATGCGTCCGGAGGAGACCAGCTACGAGGGGGTGGCGCAGCACCTGCCGGGCTTCTGGGTGGCGGTACGGGCCGCGCTGCGGCGGGTGGTCGACGAGGTCAGTCTGGCGGATGTGATCAGCGGGCGGCTGCCGGCTCATGTGCGGCGGCTGACCACCCAACCGGACGCCTGGGAGCCGCGCTGA
- a CDS encoding flavin reductase family protein: MQHPVPLRESHPTLPIRDLDGGVTTVGRDRVDQLRPVDQELFDTLRHRQAAMVTVVTAVARNTRSAGLREPLRAGFTATSFTTVSVRPPRVSFCYDTTTPVAAVLDRAEHVGVHLLAANQTEAATVFGTGGVDPFAAYPYWESGPFGLPLLTGVPGRMLCRVEHRIPTGDQTLVIAEPLALSVGVDGDPLLHHRGSPATATPL, translated from the coding sequence ATGCAGCACCCCGTACCTCTGCGCGAAAGCCACCCCACCCTGCCGATCCGCGACCTGGACGGCGGTGTGACCACCGTCGGGCGGGACCGGGTGGACCAGCTGCGACCGGTGGACCAGGAGCTGTTCGACACCCTGCGGCACCGGCAGGCCGCCATGGTCACCGTGGTCACCGCAGTGGCCCGCAACACCCGGTCGGCCGGCCTGCGGGAGCCGCTGCGCGCCGGATTCACCGCGACCAGCTTCACCACCGTGTCCGTACGCCCACCGCGGGTGTCGTTCTGCTACGACACCACCACCCCGGTCGCCGCCGTGCTGGACCGGGCCGAGCACGTGGGGGTGCACCTGCTGGCCGCCAACCAGACCGAAGCCGCGACCGTCTTCGGCACCGGCGGGGTCGACCCCTTCGCCGCGTACCCCTATTGGGAGTCCGGCCCCTTCGGGCTGCCGCTGCTGACCGGGGTACCGGGCCGGATGCTCTGTCGGGTGGAGCACCGGATCCCCACCGGCGACCAGACGCTGGTCATCGCCGAGCCGCTGGCGCTCTCCGTCGGCGTCGACGGTGACCCCCTGCTGCACCATCGCGGCAGCCCCGCCACGGCGACACCCCTCTGA
- a CDS encoding DUF4236 domain-containing protein encodes MGLMFRKRKKFGPLILNFTQNGFSSWSIKLGRWSWNSRAKAHRVDLPGPLSWKQDKSRA; translated from the coding sequence ATGGGTCTGATGTTCCGCAAGCGCAAGAAGTTCGGGCCGCTGATCCTGAACTTCACCCAGAACGGATTCTCGTCCTGGAGCATCAAGCTCGGACGCTGGTCGTGGAACTCGCGGGCCAAGGCGCACAGGGTTGACCTACCCGGCCCGCTGTCGTGGAAACAGGACAAGTCCCGGGCGTGA
- a CDS encoding VOC family protein, with amino-acid sequence MGIHRLNHAVLYVSDLDRSVTFYREVLGFRLVPMTPKGFSGAAFLQAPGSTNDHDLGLFAIGARAGASTAGRATVGLYHLAWEVDTLDELADTARRLSAADALVGTSDHGTTKSLYGRDPDGLEFEVVWLVPADRLDAAALAARTRIGRLDLSAEIARYGGGTRGGVGISIPA; translated from the coding sequence ATGGGAATTCACCGTCTCAACCACGCCGTGCTCTACGTCAGCGACCTTGACCGCAGCGTCACCTTCTACCGGGAGGTGCTGGGCTTCCGGCTGGTCCCGATGACCCCGAAGGGCTTCAGCGGTGCCGCCTTCCTCCAGGCGCCCGGCTCCACCAACGACCACGACCTGGGCCTGTTCGCCATCGGCGCCCGGGCCGGGGCCTCGACCGCTGGGCGCGCCACCGTCGGGCTCTACCACCTGGCCTGGGAGGTGGACACCCTCGACGAACTGGCCGACACCGCCCGGCGACTGAGCGCGGCGGACGCCCTGGTCGGCACCTCCGACCATGGCACCACCAAGAGCCTGTACGGCCGCGACCCGGACGGACTGGAGTTCGAGGTGGTCTGGCTGGTGCCGGCCGACCGGCTGGACGCCGCCGCCCTGGCCGCCCGGACCCGCATCGGTCGGCTGGACCTGTCGGCCGAGATCGCCCGCTACGGCGGCGGCACCCGGGGCGGGGTCGGGATCTCCATCCCCGCCTGA